In Acidimicrobiales bacterium, the sequence ACCCGGAAGGGCTCGGTCAATTCACTCTTCGACGGAGATGGCGTGCTCCGGGCAGTTCTGCACGCCGAGCTCGGCCTTGGCGCGCAGCTCGTCGGGCACCTCGTCGACGATCACCTTCCCGTGCCCGTAGTCGTCG encodes:
- a CDS encoding ferredoxin; translation: MRVRIDPDTCTGHGRCYSLAPEVFEPDDYGHGKVIVDEVPDELRAKAELGVQNCPEHAISVEE